The nucleotide sequence CGATATCATTATCGATCCGGGATTCGGATTCAGCAAATCGGTCGACGACAACTACTTGCTCATGAACCGACTCGACGAATTTACCCGTATAGGCTACCCCTTATTGGTGGGAATATCTCGTAAATCAATGATATATAAATACTTTGGATACACTCCCGAAGAAAGTCTAAACGGAACTACAATCTTAAACACGCTGGCTTTATTAGGAGGAGTCGACATTTTGAGAGTACATGACGTAAAAGAAGCTGTGGAAGCGGTAAAAATAGTTTCAAAAACCATACAATCCGTAAAATAAAATGTTTTCATTCGGCATAAAAGATATTATCGACATACTCATCGTAGCCCTGCTTCTGTACACTCTTTACAAAATGATGAAAGAGTCGGGAACAATAAGCATATTCACCGGCGTATTAGCATTCGTGGGAGTATGGATCGTTGTAACGCAAATTCTCGACATGCGTCTCATCGGGTCTATCATGGACAAATTTATGAGTGTAGGTCTCCTTATACTCGTTATTTTGTTTCAAGATGAAATCAAGCGCTTTCTCGTACAACTCGGGTCGCACAAACGATGGAGATTCTTTTTCAATTTCTTCCTTAAACACAAAGATACCGGAGAAAAGCCCTATATCATGCCCATCGTACATGCCTGTATGAATATGTCCAAGACAAAAACCGGAGCCCTGATAGTCATCGAGCAAGGAGTTTCACTCGATAATTACAAAAATACCGGCGACACGATCAACGCAAATGTAAATGCAAGGCTCATCGAGAATATATTTTTCAAAAATAGTCCTTTACACGACGGAGCCATGATTATCGCCGATGATCGAATAGCCTCGGCAGCTTGCATATTACCGGTCTCGCACAATACGAGAATACCCAAATCGATGGGGCTAAGACATCGGTCGGCATTAGGTATAACCGAAGTAACCGATGCCCTTGCCGTCGTCGTATCGGAAGAAACGGGAAATATCTCTTTGGCTCACAATGGAAAAATAACGACCAAAATCTCAGGGAAGGACCTCGAACGTATGCTGGCACAAGAATCTATTGATTGACTCAAAACATCTGAATCGAAACAAAATCGCTCCACGGAAATCGTTCAGCATAAATCACGCGAGAACAGCTCGGGACATGAAGAATCACTTCCGACAGAATGGACGGATTAAAACCATCGGCCACCGCAGGAGGTATCGGAGCCTCGATATAAATATCTTTCAACCGGAGACAGCCTGTAAAAAGATGATCGCCGATACACGTCACCTCCTTACCGAAAACCACAGTCATAAGAGTCTTGATTTTACCGAAAGAAAAATTTTCAAATTTCAAATTCCTCCCCACATAAAGTTTTTCCAAAGGACAATTATAAAACAAATTATCTCCCACCTGCAAAGGTTTATTCCCATCGACAAATATCG is from Barnesiella intestinihominis YIT 11860 and encodes:
- the cdaA gene encoding diadenylate cyclase CdaA; protein product: MFSFGIKDIIDILIVALLLYTLYKMMKESGTISIFTGVLAFVGVWIVVTQILDMRLIGSIMDKFMSVGLLILVILFQDEIKRFLVQLGSHKRWRFFFNFFLKHKDTGEKPYIMPIVHACMNMSKTKTGALIVIEQGVSLDNYKNTGDTINANVNARLIENIFFKNSPLHDGAMIIADDRIASAACILPVSHNTRIPKSMGLRHRSALGITEVTDALAVVVSEETGNISLAHNGKITTKISGKDLERMLAQESID